In Debaryomyces hansenii CBS767 chromosome B complete sequence, one genomic interval encodes:
- a CDS encoding DEHA2B15422p (similar to CA3315|IPF8814 Candida albicans IPF8814 of unknown function) — protein sequence MTVTLLPTQGHEDQNTASEHQASKTKIIFISLLFVASLASFVLQTELTSHVFQLGFNEPVVMLLVTHGAWWILWPTQVLLISIWRTGNKIQSQSRNRDGGNSRYQRLDSNSQLLDNGDIPTRTGDHGSFEFLKYFRKTIVRQVRNVYHTSILIYEANVNDDTSTYNCHKLIDQNPRISSSSSLIECFKTFVSTESFKYIFVKSAIITVILTVAGGSWFVAMAMTYASDVTAIYNCSAFTAYAFAIPILHEKLSWLKASSVVAAVAGVFIVAYSDDGSSDAPDGSKGEELYPNRLWGNLIIFIGAILYGYYEVLYKKFTCIPPHLVKIITPRRQLTFANFIMSLFGVFTAIILVIVIVFGEIFHIHSFNFFDYGKNTTKIWIFICGSSIANILFSASFLSLMALTNPVLSSVSSLLTIFLIGIVEWFLFGNKLSFQQLLGDCFVIIGFIMLTTASWKEISEGNDDDDVENVSTLSFALSTEG from the coding sequence ATGACTGTAACTTTATTGCCAACACAAGGACACGAAGACCAAAACACAGCATCCGAGCATCAGGCTTCGAAAACCAAGATCATTTTCATATCGCTCCTTTTCGTAGCATCATTAGCTTCGTTCGTCCTACAAACGGAACTTACGTCGCATGTGTTCCAGCTCGGGTTTAATGAACCGGTGGTTATGCTATTGGTTACACATGGGGCATGGTGGATATTGTGGCCAACTCAGGTGCTTCTAATATCGATATGGAGAACGGGCAACAAAATCCAACTGCAGAGCAGAAATAGAGATGGAGGTAATTCCCGTTACCAAAGATTAGATTCCAACTCACAGTTGTTGGATAATGGAGATATTCCTACACGTACCGGTGACCATGGATCGTTTgagtttttgaaatatttcaggAAAACCATTGTCAGACAGGTGCGTAATGTCTACCATACGTCAATTTTGATCTACGAAGCTAATGTCAATGATGATACGTCCACGTATAATTGTCACAAGCTTATTGACCAGAATCCGCGTATTTCGAGTTCTAGCTCGTTGATCGAATGTTTTAAGACTTTTGTGTCTACTGAGTCCTTTAAGTACATTTTTGTGAAGAGTGCTATAATTACCGTGATTTTGACGGTTGCGGGAGGATCATGGTTCGTTGCCATGGCTATGACTTATGCCTCTGATGTGACTGCGATTTATAATTGTTCTGCGTTCACTGCTTATGCTTTCGCCATCCCTATATTGCACGAAAAACTCTCGTGGTTAAAGGCAAGTTCGGTCGTGGCAGCAGTTGCGGGAGTCTTCATTGTTGCTTATTCCGACGACGGGTCGTCAGATGCTCCAGACGGTTCCAAAGGTGAAGAACTATATCCTAACAGACTCTGGGgtaatttgattatttttatcGGTGCCATCTTGTATGGGTATTACGAGGTtttatataagaaattCACTTGTATTCCCCCACATTTGGTCAAAATCATTACTCCCCGTCGTCAATTAACCTTTGCAAACTTTATCATGAGTTTATTTGGTGTATTCACGGCCATAATATTGGTAATCGTGATCGTTTTCGGTGAAATTTTCCATATCCACAGCTTTAACTTCTTTGATTACGGCAAAAATACTACAAAAATCTGGATTTTTATCTGTGGATCATCTATCGCTAATATCTTATTTAGTGCGCTGTTTTTATCTCTTATGGCACTCACTAACCCAGTTTTGTCTTCCGTTAGTTCGTTATTGACAATTTTCTTAATCGGAATCGTCGAATGGTTTCTTTTTGGTAACAAATTGAGTTTCCAACAATTACTTGGAGATTGCTTCGTTATCATTGGATTTATTATGTTAACAACTGCTTCATGGAAAGAAATTAGTGAAGGtaatgacgatgatgacgTCGAAAACGTTAGTACCTTATCATTCGCTCTTAGTACGGAAGGCTAA
- a CDS encoding DEHA2B15444p (weakly similar to uniprot|O00233 Homo sapiens PSMD9 26S proteasome non-ATPase regulatory subunit 9), giving the protein MTFDENSSDTAFRGLMKNLNLDESQFKSYKTNFSQLTYDQLSTTKNEIESQLSLLFDILANQYKADMATPLLTDDGYPRNDIDVVGIRLIRVKIIRLRNDVKLVYTLLETKLIEKFEQQKGSAVSESPPEPEQTIPTPVYTIPFATVCEVVPLGPASASGLKEGDQIIAMDDIHAANHNRLANISLKVRDSVDKSLAVVISREGTRQTLELKPTDKWDGRGLLGCRLLPL; this is encoded by the coding sequence ATGACGTTTGATGAGAACAGCTCGGACACGGCCTTTAGAGGCCtcatgaagaatttaaacTTGGATGAATCACAATTCAAGTCTTACAAGACTAACTTTTCCCAATTGACGTATGATCAACTTTCGACCACTAAAAATGAAATCGAATCACAATTGTCCTTGCTATTTGACATACTAGCGAACCAATATAAGGCCGATATGGCCACTCCATTGCTTACCGATGATGGTTATCCCAGAAACGACATCGATGTTGTTGGTATCAGGCTAATCAGAGTCAAAATTATACGGTTGAGAAACGATGTCAAGTTGGTGTATACGTTACTAGAAACTAAATTAATCGAGAAATTTGAGCAGCAGAAAGGTTCAGCAGTGTCAGAGTCACCACCCGAGCCCGAACAAACCATACCAACACCCGTCTACACGATCCCATTTGCAACTGTCTGTGAGGTTGTTCCGCTTGGACCTGCCTCTGCTTCCGGCCTTAAAGAGGGAGACCAAATTATTGCAATGGACGATATTCATGCCGCTAACCACAACAGATTGGCCAACATTTCGCTCAAGGTCCGTGATAGTGTAGACAAGTCTCTAGCCGTCGTTATTTCAAGAGAAGGCACTCGTCAAACCCTCGAATTGAAACCTACTGATAAATGGGACGGTAGGGGTTTATTAGGTTGTCGTCTACTTCcattataa
- a CDS encoding DEHA2B15466p (similar to uniprot|P40554 Saccharomyces cerevisiae YIL008W URM1 Ubiquitin-like protein), with protein MSEKVVKYRHRTRLTTKMGIKVKVEFLGGLDVISNGVREHKCEVPLEEGEATMIDLIKYITATIISDPKDVPVFIEEGTVRPGILVLINDTDWELEGMEDYVVESGDVLTFTSTLHGG; from the coding sequence ATGAGTGAAAAAGTAGTGAAATATCGGCATAGAACTAGGCTTACAACTAAAATGGGTATTAAAGTAAAGGTAGAATTCTTAGGAGGATTGGATGTTATTTCAAATGGTGTCAGAGAACATAAATGTGAGGTGCCATTGGAAGAAGGTGAGGCTACAATGATAGACttgattaaatatattactGCAACTATAATAAGCGATCCAAAGGATGTACCTGTATTTATAGAAGAAGGTACGGTTCGTCCAGGTATTTTAGTGCTCATAAATGACACTGACTGGGAATTAGAGGGCATGGAAGATTATGTAGTGGAAAGTGGTGATGTTCTCACTTTCACCAGTACATTGCATGGAGGTTAG
- a CDS encoding DEHA2B15488p (similar to uniprot|P33767 Saccharomyces cerevisiae YEL002C WBP1 wheat germ agglutinin-binding protein) has translation MIQLRMIKQWAIFVAFLFGIFANALSANEQGVSQALVVYDSSLYDLNNLGSVSSEVASLVSDLKEKHGFELTLQSYSDEDLSLFVADEPRYDHLILLPSSKKAIGNKKGFNQHQLVEFINREGNIFVVGNDETVLPDDVRTFLNEMGIYPAPKGFKYVDHFNSAKGIPQLTDENIANKKVLGQFNGGKHAYKGTGALISNNENIFPIVRSSKTGFTTDEVEGTISQEKTWTFGQQGFLAVGFQGLNNARLTWVGSESLINDDLLKWTFQERNVLKLQFVQHYKNENPEYVDNKLYRIKDQVIYTIGVSEFANDKWIPYEIKGEDDTLQLAFKMLDPYQRVNLQPLGPGSSKEDGDLTEDTYIYYANFTIPDQHGIFTFELDYKRSGLSYIVDKRVVTVRHLANDEYKRSWDIPNSWLYVASAALVVLGWFLFVVNFLYVGNTDATKKNV, from the coding sequence ATGATTCAATTAAGAATGATTAAACAGTGGGCAATTTTTGTGGCATTTTTGTTCGGTATATTTGCCAATGCATTGTCTGCAAATGAACAAGGTGTGAGCCAGGCATTAGTAGTTTATGATTCAAGCCTTTATGACTTGAACAATTTAGGAAGTGTGAGTTCCGAAGTGGCTAGTTTGGTGTCGGATTTGAAGGAAAAACATGGATTTGAATTAACATTGCAATCCTACagtgatgaagatttatcattattcgtTGCGGACGAACCAAGATATGACCACTTGATTTTACTTCCAAGTTCCAAAAAGGCTATTGGTAACAAGAAGGGCTTTAACCAACACCAATTGGTGGAATTTATAAATAGAGAGGGAAATATATTCGTGGTTGGAAATGATGAAACCGTGTTACCGGACGATGTTAGAACGTTTCTTAACGAGATGGGAATCTACCCAGCACCAAAAGGGTTCAAGTACGTTGATCATTTTAACTCTGCAAAGGGTATTCCACAACTCACAGACGAAAACATTGCCAATAAGAAGGTTCTCGGACAATTCAATGGGGGCAAACATGCGTACAAGGGTACCGGTGCGTTGATTTCaaacaatgaaaatatattccCGATTGTCAGAAGTTCTAAAACTGGTTTTACTACTGACGAAGTAGAAGGCACTATCAGTCAAGAGAAAACTTGGACCTTTGGCCAACAAGGGTTTTTGGCGGTTGGTTTCCAGGGTTTGAATAATGCGAGATTGACATGGGTTGGTTCTGAATCGTTGATAAATGATGACTTACTCAAGTGGACTTTCCAGGAGAGAAATGTATTAAAATTGCAGTTTGTCCAGCATTACAAGAATGAAAATCCAGAATACGTTGACAATAAGTTATATCGTATCAAGGATCAAGTTATCTACACTATCGGTGTTTCTGAATTTGCCAACGACAAATGGATCCCATACGAAATCAAAGGTGAAGACGACACCTTACAGCTTGCATTCAAGATGTTAGATCCTTACCAAAGAGTTAATTTACAACCATTGGGTCCAGGTTCCTCGAAGGAAGATGGTGATCTTACCGAAGATACTTACATTTATTACGCTAACTTCACAATTCCAGATCAACACGGTATTTTCACATTTGAATTGGACTACAAGAGATCTGGTTTGAGTTACATAGTTGATAAGAGGGTCGTGACGGTTAGACACTTGGCcaatgatgaatataaGAGATCATGGGATATTCCAAATTCTTGGTTATACGTGGCTAGTGCTGCTTTAGTTGTGTTAGGATGGTTTTTGTTTGTTGTCAACTTCTTATATGTTGGTAACACCGATGCTACTAAGAAGAATGTTTAA
- a CDS encoding DEHA2B15510p (weakly similar to uniprot|P40005 Saccharomyces cerevisiae YEL003W GIM4 Subunit of the heterohexameric cochaperone prefoldin complex), translating into MSTVSDAEKQQAQDQKAQALQQQYNRYQENITNLQTQLSTITSQIHEHSIVDKTLSGIAPAERGNRKCFKMIGGVLVDKSVDEVIQILNDETKSLNEEKTKFDQELVKARKEMESWMKKNNIKIVKGGAQE; encoded by the coding sequence ATGTCTACAGTTTCCGACGCTGAAAAGCAGCAGGCCCAGGACCAGAAGGCTCAAGCTTTACAACAACAATACAACAGATACCAAGAAAATATAACCAATTTGCAAACTCAACTTAGTACTATAACTTCTCAAATTCACGAACATTCTATAGTCGACAAAACATTGAGTGGCATTGCTCCAGCAGAACGTGGAAACCGTAAATGTTTTAAGATGATTGGAGGAGTGCTTGTTGATAAGAGTGTTGACGAGGTGATCCAGATACTTAACGATGAAACTAAGAGTTTGAACGAAGAAAAGACCAAATTTGACCAAGAATTGGTCAAGGCAAGAAAGGAGATGGAATCGtggatgaaaaagaataacATCAAGATTGTTAAAGGAGGAGCACAAGAATAA
- a CDS encoding DEHA2B15532p (similar to uniprot|Q03677 Saccharomyces cerevisiae YMR009W ADI1 Predicted acireductone dioxygenease of the methionine salvage pathway), producing MVEFFYHDNKDTPENFTDVHNSGEPVSVEDLDKLGVKYFHVTSTNELDDIATKRNYKNRDEITLNLDSFGGDVDAFNAKMKQFYKEHYHEDEEIRYIIDGEGYFDVRDKQDRWIRAKLVPNDMLVLPAGIYHRFTLTSALRKVKAVRLFKDEPKWEAINRETGRNSEARTEYLNTIAV from the coding sequence ATGGTTGAATTCTTCTATCACGACAACAAAGATACTCCAGAAAACTTTACTGATGTTCACAACTCAGGGGAACCAGTAAGTGTCGAAGACCTTGATAAGCTTGGAGTCAAGTACTTCCATGTTACTAGCACGAATGAATTGGACGATATTGCGACCAAGAGAAACTATAAGAATAGAGACGAGATAACGTTGAATTTGGATTCATTTGGTGGTGATGTGGACGCATTTAATGCTAAAATGAAGCAATTTTATAAAGAACATTACCACGAAGACGAAGAGATaagatatattattgatggGGAGGGATATTTTGATGTGAGAGATAAGCAGGATAGATGGATAAGGGCAAAACTTGTTCCTAACGACATGTTGGTTTTGCCAGCAGGCATTTACCATCGTTTTACCTTGACTAGTGCGCTCAGAAAGGTCAAGGCAGTTCGATTATTTAAAGATGAGCCAAAATGGGAGGCCATTAACAGAGAAACCGGTAGAAATAGCGAAGCTCGTACCgaatatttaaatactATTGCTGTGTAG